The proteins below come from a single Fusobacterium simiae genomic window:
- a CDS encoding carboxymuconolactone decarboxylase family protein produces the protein MANSGNNLTITRKSDLNYTKADPKYFTGEAEFAILPQIDTSKDAVAIVDFEVGVINNWHAHSKGQYLYIIEGEGRVQEWGKEIQYVKKGDVVWIPAGVKHWHGAGETTSMSHLVISPDAKNNKTTWFEKVELNEKPIEERLKASIEKHKQNTPLSEKQLAIVPIAANTAKGDLEKLKVALNNGLDKDLTVNEIREILNHQYAYVGFPRALNGMLTLNKILEERKASGKKDVEGKTPTDKGDINYYEYGTETLSVLGQRDSRGMLQNFDGVDHALKAHLFGYLFSRDNLNYVNRELTTVSTISTIAGGEAQLNSHVNILRNLGIKKGDLEKVITILNTQIDSDTSNRLKGIVDNLK, from the coding sequence ATGGCAAATTCAGGAAATAATTTGACTATCACTAGAAAATCAGATTTAAATTATACTAAAGCAGATCCAAAATATTTTACAGGAGAAGCAGAATTTGCAATATTACCTCAAATTGATACATCTAAGGATGCAGTTGCAATAGTAGATTTTGAAGTGGGAGTAATAAATAATTGGCATGCACATTCAAAAGGACAATATTTATATATAATAGAAGGAGAAGGTAGAGTTCAAGAATGGGGTAAAGAAATACAATATGTAAAAAAAGGTGATGTTGTATGGATACCAGCAGGAGTAAAGCATTGGCATGGAGCAGGGGAAACAACTTCAATGTCACATTTAGTTATAAGTCCTGATGCTAAAAATAATAAAACTACTTGGTTTGAAAAAGTTGAATTAAATGAAAAACCGATAGAAGAAAGATTAAAAGCCTCTATTGAGAAACATAAACAAAATACACCTTTATCAGAAAAACAATTAGCAATAGTTCCAATAGCTGCTAATACAGCAAAAGGTGATTTAGAAAAACTTAAAGTAGCATTAAATAATGGGCTAGATAAAGATTTAACTGTTAATGAAATAAGAGAAATTTTAAATCATCAATATGCTTATGTAGGTTTTCCAAGAGCATTAAATGGAATGCTTACATTGAATAAAATATTAGAAGAAAGAAAAGCGAGTGGTAAAAAAGATGTAGAAGGAAAAACTCCAACAGATAAAGGAGATATAAACTACTATGAATATGGTACAGAAACTTTAAGTGTTTTAGGACAAAGAGATAGTAGAGGAATGTTACAAAATTTTGATGGAGTAGACCATGCTTTAAAAGCTCATTTATTTGGATATTTATTTAGTAGAGATAATTTAAATTATGTAAATAGGGAATTAACAACAGTTTCAACTATTTCTACAATAGCAGGTGGAGAAGCACAATTAAATTCACATGTTAATATACTAAGAAATTTAGGAATTAAAAAGGGTGATTTAGAAAAAGTGATAACAATTTTAAATACTCAAATTGATAGTGATACAAGCAATAGATTAAAAGGTATTGTTGATAATTTAAAATAA
- a CDS encoding YbaK/EbsC family protein: MSIEAVRKHLEKFGLSDRIREFKESTATVEEAAKVNSCEPARIAKSLSFIINDIPTIIVVAGDAKINNQKFKAKFKTKAKMIAGSDVENLIGHPVGGVCPFGIKDNVKVYLDESMKRFKTMLPACGTPNSAIELTLEELEKASNYIEWIDVCKI, from the coding sequence ATGTCAATAGAAGCAGTTAGAAAACATTTAGAAAAATTTGGTTTAAGTGACAGAATAAGAGAATTTAAAGAATCAACAGCAACAGTTGAAGAAGCAGCAAAAGTTAATTCTTGTGAACCTGCTAGAATAGCTAAATCTTTATCATTTATTATAAATGATATTCCAACTATTATAGTTGTTGCAGGTGATGCAAAAATCAATAATCAAAAATTTAAAGCTAAATTTAAAACTAAAGCTAAAATGATAGCAGGCAGTGATGTTGAAAATCTAATAGGTCATCCAGTTGGAGGAGTCTGTCCTTTTGGTATTAAAGATAATGTAAAGGTGTATTTAGATGAATCAATGAAAAGATTTAAAACTATGCTTCCAGCTTGTGGAACTCCAAATAGTGCTATTGAACTTACCTTAGAGGAACTTGAAAAGGCTTCAAATTACATTGAATGGATAGATGTTTGTAAAATCTAA
- the ygiD gene encoding 4,5-DOPA-extradiol-dioxygenase yields the protein MEKMPVIFVGHGDPMIALKINEMTETLKRVGKDIIKKYGEPKAILSISAHWYTKENFVQSAEIPNQIYDMFGFPEELYEVKYPVKGSKELTTEIKNILGSEVKINDDWGIDHGTWTILVHMFPEAKIPVVQLSVNANLNEEEAYKLGEKLAELREKNYLIIGSGNIVHNLRKLEWDNPKGSKEADVFDKYILESISKREDEKVIKYKEHEYSSYAVPTPDHFKPILYILGASQGEKPYIFNEMRELGSLSMTSYAFGL from the coding sequence ATGGAAAAAATGCCAGTAATTTTTGTAGGGCATGGAGATCCTATGATAGCTTTAAAAATAAATGAAATGACAGAAACTTTAAAAAGAGTAGGAAAGGATATAATAAAAAAATATGGTGAACCAAAAGCAATTTTAAGTATTTCAGCTCATTGGTATACAAAAGAAAATTTTGTTCAAAGTGCTGAAATTCCTAATCAAATATATGATATGTTTGGTTTTCCTGAAGAACTATATGAAGTAAAGTATCCTGTGAAAGGAAGTAAAGAACTAACAACAGAGATAAAAAATATACTGGGAAGTGAAGTAAAAATAAATGACGATTGGGGAATAGACCATGGAACTTGGACTATATTAGTACATATGTTTCCAGAAGCAAAGATACCAGTAGTTCAATTATCAGTAAATGCTAATTTAAATGAAGAAGAAGCATATAAATTAGGAGAAAAACTAGCTGAATTAAGAGAAAAAAATTATTTAATAATTGGAAGTGGAAATATAGTACATAATTTAAGAAAATTAGAATGGGATAATCCAAAAGGATCAAAAGAGGCTGATGTATTTGATAAATATATTTTAGAAAGCATAAGTAAAAGAGAAGATGAAAAAGTTATAAAATATAAAGAACATGAGTATTCAAGTTATGCTGTACCCACACCAGATCATTTCAAACCAATATTATATATTTTAGGAGCAAGTCAAGGAGAAAAACCTTATATATTTAATGAAATGAGAGAGTTGGGGTCATTATCAATGACAAGTTATGCTTTTGGATTGTAG
- a CDS encoding aldo/keto reductase → MKYLTLNNGVKMPMLGFGVFQIPDLKKTEEAVSNALEVGYRLIDTAAAYKNEEAVGAAIKNSNIKREDIFVTSKLWVQDYKYEDALKGFETSLKNLKLDYIDMYLLHKPYGDYYGAWRALEKLYKEGLIRAIGVTSFWNERLADLFNMNEIKPALNQIETNVWNQKWEEEKFIKENNITHQAWAPFAEGNNDIFNNPVLKEIANKYRKTTGQIMLRWLLQRDIAVIPKSVRKERMKENFDVFGFELKEEDMQKIKELDTRKSTIYDEMDPKIALWIGQMKIHE, encoded by the coding sequence ATGAAATATTTAACTTTAAATAATGGAGTAAAAATGCCTATGTTAGGATTTGGAGTATTTCAAATTCCTGATTTAAAAAAGACAGAAGAAGCAGTTAGTAATGCTCTTGAAGTAGGATATCGTTTAATTGATACTGCTGCTGCTTATAAAAATGAAGAAGCAGTGGGTGCAGCCATAAAAAATAGCAATATAAAAAGAGAAGATATTTTTGTAACTTCAAAATTATGGGTACAAGATTATAAATATGAAGATGCTTTAAAAGGATTTGAAACATCTTTAAAAAATTTAAAGTTGGACTATATTGATATGTATTTATTACATAAGCCTTATGGAGACTACTATGGAGCATGGAGAGCTTTAGAAAAATTATATAAAGAGGGTTTGATAAGAGCCATAGGTGTTACAAGTTTCTGGAATGAAAGACTTGCAGATTTATTCAATATGAATGAAATAAAACCTGCTTTAAATCAAATAGAAACTAATGTATGGAATCAAAAATGGGAAGAAGAAAAATTTATAAAAGAAAATAATATTACTCATCAAGCCTGGGCTCCTTTTGCAGAAGGAAATAATGATATTTTTAATAATCCTGTTTTAAAAGAAATTGCTAACAAATATAGAAAAACAACAGGACAAATAATGTTGAGATGGCTTCTTCAAAGAGATATAGCTGTTATTCCTAAATCTGTAAGAAAAGAAAGAATGAAAGAAAACTTTGATGTATTTGGATTTGAATTAAAAGAAGAAGATATGCAAAAGATTAAAGAACTTGACACAAGAAAAAGTACAATTTATGATGAAATGGATCCAAAAATTGCACTTTGGATAGGACAAATGAAAATACATGAATAA
- a CDS encoding SDR family oxidoreductase: MNKTVMVVGATGSIGRYVVEVLLEKKYNIKALVRNPEKANFSKEVELVVGEITKPETLNGISENVDYIIFTHGSLLQNEDDAKNIDYGAVPNILKQFKDKKVRVALMTSIYVTKIPTTNNTIENDELRKHRNAVEQAALWKRRAERILRASGHDYTIVRPSWFDHNKEDELKLYFLQGDKRQQGTPADGAVSRRQIAETLVNSLELESAKNKTIELFAEKGEKTTDFDSLFKNVLADNTTKNLDSSQDTDNLPLENEPEILLNDLKDLKKI, from the coding sequence ATGAATAAAACAGTAATGGTAGTTGGAGCTACTGGAAGTATAGGAAGATATGTTGTAGAAGTCTTGTTAGAAAAAAAATATAATATAAAAGCCTTAGTTAGAAATCCTGAAAAAGCTAATTTTAGTAAAGAAGTGGAATTAGTTGTAGGAGAAATAACAAAACCTGAAACATTAAATGGAATATCAGAGAATGTAGATTATATTATATTTACACATGGAAGTTTACTACAAAATGAAGATGATGCAAAAAATATAGATTATGGAGCAGTTCCAAATATATTAAAACAATTTAAAGATAAAAAAGTTCGTGTTGCATTAATGACCTCTATTTATGTTACAAAAATTCCAACTACAAATAATACAATAGAAAATGATGAATTAAGAAAACATAGAAATGCAGTAGAGCAAGCTGCACTATGGAAGCGTAGAGCAGAAAGAATTTTAAGAGCAAGTGGGCATGACTATACAATTGTAAGACCAAGTTGGTTTGATCATAATAAAGAAGATGAATTAAAATTATATTTTTTACAAGGAGATAAAAGACAACAAGGAACTCCAGCAGATGGAGCTGTATCAAGAAGACAAATAGCTGAAACATTAGTAAATAGCTTAGAGTTAGAAAGTGCAAAAAATAAAACTATTGAACTATTTGCAGAAAAAGGAGAAAAAACAACAGATTTTGATAGTTTGTTTAAAAATGTATTAGCTGATAATACAACTAAAAATTTGGATAGTTCACAAGACACTGATAATCTGCCATTAGAAAATGAACCTGAAATATTATTAAATGATTTAAAAGATTTAAAAAAAATTTAA
- a CDS encoding alpha/beta hydrolase yields the protein MKKISILILIIISFFYTKNLQANDGKVGEKMLKKEYLNANSTIEELLTYPSIKEFSKFILPLELGYNPNSKLKDIDYLLPYHNNINIKTTLNSINYIIDKSEKGEKIFYKIYTDEEIKLDKSKENTGIFFFKGNKNAPFAVINAGGGFSYVGSIHEGFPYAMELNKRGYNAFVLQYRVGDGYKATQDLARAVTYIIDNKDIFEVDANNYSLWGSSAGARMVAAIGSRGLASFGGKDYNKPNILVMLYTGLANFTVNDPPTFMAVGEKDLIANPKVVENRFNEMKKANLKVEFHKYKNVGHGFGLGIGTSAENWIDSAIKFWKIQGDNK from the coding sequence ATGAAAAAAATAAGTATATTAATTTTAATAATTATCAGTTTTTTTTACACAAAAAATTTACAAGCAAATGATGGGAAAGTTGGAGAAAAAATGTTAAAAAAAGAATATCTAAATGCTAATAGTACAATAGAAGAACTTTTAACTTATCCAAGTATAAAAGAGTTTTCAAAATTCATTTTACCTCTTGAGCTTGGGTATAATCCAAACTCAAAATTAAAAGATATAGATTATTTATTACCTTATCACAATAATATAAATATAAAAACAACTTTAAATAGTATTAATTATATAATTGATAAAAGTGAAAAGGGTGAAAAGATATTTTATAAAATTTATACTGATGAAGAAATAAAATTAGATAAGAGCAAAGAGAATACAGGAATATTTTTCTTTAAAGGAAATAAAAATGCACCTTTTGCTGTTATCAATGCAGGTGGAGGATTTTCTTATGTTGGTTCTATACATGAAGGTTTCCCTTATGCCATGGAATTAAATAAAAGAGGTTATAATGCTTTTGTTTTACAATATAGAGTTGGAGATGGCTACAAGGCAACACAAGATTTAGCAAGGGCAGTGACTTATATAATTGATAATAAAGATATATTTGAAGTTGATGCAAATAATTATTCTCTATGGGGAAGTTCAGCAGGTGCTAGAATGGTAGCAGCAATAGGCTCAAGAGGACTTGCTTCTTTTGGAGGAAAAGATTATAATAAACCAAATATTTTAGTTATGCTTTATACAGGATTAGCAAATTTTACAGTAAATGACCCTCCAACATTTATGGCAGTTGGAGAAAAAGACCTTATAGCAAATCCAAAAGTTGTTGAAAATAGATTTAATGAAATGAAAAAAGCTAATTTAAAAGTAGAATTTCATAAATATAAAAATGTAGGACATGGCTTTGGATTAGGTATAGGTACTTCGGCAGAAAATTGGATAGATAGTGCAATAAAATTTTGGAAAATACAAGGAGATAACAAATGA
- a CDS encoding alpha/beta hydrolase, with the protein MIKKLLIMAFLIGGIAMGADYRKNPFTLAYDGAITENVKGKVNIQTVHYKANGVDVVANVYTPANFNPNNKYPAIVVAHPNGGVKEQVAGLYAQKLAEQGYVTIAFDAAYQGGSGGTPRYVDKPANRMEDIRAAADYISQFKGVDANRLGLLGICGGGGYSIKVAETDKRFKVVATVSMFNTGDVRRNGYNRTQMDTIQARLKDASDARAQETAGREVRYTPSFAANMTKEQVAALPFDLYREGYEYYGQTHFHPNSQSNSTVSSLIDLMGFDTNTNVDLINQPLLMIAGDKADSLYMTKEVFANATGTKNKELFLVKGATHIQTYWKPEYVKQISEKLTQFYNKNL; encoded by the coding sequence ATGATAAAAAAATTATTAATTATGGCATTTTTAATAGGAGGTATAGCAATGGGAGCAGATTATAGAAAAAATCCATTTACACTTGCATATGATGGAGCAATTACTGAAAATGTTAAAGGAAAGGTGAATATTCAAACTGTACATTACAAAGCTAATGGAGTTGATGTTGTAGCCAATGTTTATACACCAGCTAATTTTAATCCAAATAATAAATACCCAGCAATAGTTGTAGCTCACCCAAATGGTGGGGTTAAAGAACAAGTTGCAGGACTTTATGCACAAAAATTAGCAGAACAAGGATATGTTACAATAGCTTTTGATGCAGCATATCAAGGTGGAAGTGGAGGAACACCTCGTTATGTAGATAAACCAGCTAATCGTATGGAAGATATAAGAGCAGCAGCAGACTATATTTCACAATTTAAAGGTGTAGATGCTAATCGTTTAGGTCTATTAGGTATTTGTGGTGGCGGTGGCTACTCAATAAAAGTAGCTGAAACAGATAAAAGATTTAAAGTTGTAGCAACAGTTAGTATGTTTAATACAGGAGATGTTCGTCGTAATGGATATAACCGTACACAAATGGATACTATACAAGCTCGTTTAAAAGATGCTTCAGATGCAAGAGCACAAGAAACAGCAGGTAGAGAAGTTAGATATACACCATCATTTGCAGCTAATATGACAAAAGAACAAGTAGCAGCATTACCATTTGATCTATATAGAGAAGGATATGAATACTATGGACAAACTCATTTCCATCCTAATTCACAATCAAATAGTACAGTTAGTAGCTTGATAGATTTAATGGGATTTGACACTAACACAAATGTGGATTTAATAAATCAACCATTGTTGATGATAGCAGGTGATAAGGCTGATAGTCTATATATGACAAAAGAAGTTTTTGCAAATGCAACAGGAACAAAGAATAAAGAATTATTTTTAGTTAAAGGTGCAACTCATATTCAAACATATTGGAAACCAGAATATGTAAAACAAATAAGTGAAAAATTAACTCAATTCTACAATAAGAATTTATAA
- a CDS encoding carboxylesterase/lipase family protein — protein sequence MINIKKLLLSSVLLLNLTIGGISYAKNDIRIIKPDVAVVTINQGKVQGYIHNGIFTYRGIPYATAERFEAPKKIENSNKTIIALKNGHIAPQNSFNPMDNVLFNGPLLTQGDDCQNLNVWTPSISDNKKRPVMVWLHGGGHMAGSSMESYAYDGENLSKKGDIVVVSINHRLNAMGYLDLSEYGEKYKNSANHGIMDIVVALEWIRDNISKFGGDPNNVTLFGESGGGAKILTLMGTPAAKGLFHKAIVESGAVEMMGMTLPKKETTKRVAELTLQNLGLTKNNVDKIKELPFSQIEEAGNKALKQTAEEQKIPNLQGNGYGLNWAPTVDGNYIPADPVGDKFSDLAKDIPLIIGTNLTEWETIYAGLLAPDNLANAQKDNRNTWSEKEKIAKIKEKYGDKADKVLAEFKKAYPDRNIADVLYVETFLRPRALKTARVKAEQKGAPVYMYVFTWDTPLLNGIPMSYHTSEIPFVMNNAKDYDVATGGGEDAIKMADKMSQAWINFARTGNPNVKGQPNWQPYTRENGNTMIFDNNSKTVKNHDLELMKTLMPNYGF from the coding sequence ATGATAAATATTAAAAAATTATTATTATCTTCTGTTCTACTATTAAATTTAACAATAGGTGGAATATCTTATGCTAAAAATGATATTAGAATAATAAAACCAGATGTAGCAGTGGTAACTATAAACCAAGGAAAAGTACAAGGGTATATACATAATGGAATATTTACTTATAGAGGGATACCTTATGCAACGGCTGAAAGATTTGAAGCACCTAAGAAAATAGAAAATAGTAATAAGACAATAATTGCACTAAAAAATGGACATATAGCTCCACAAAATAGTTTTAATCCTATGGACAACGTATTATTTAACGGACCTTTATTAACACAAGGTGATGATTGCCAAAATTTAAATGTATGGACACCATCAATTTCAGATAATAAGAAAAGACCTGTAATGGTTTGGTTACATGGTGGAGGGCATATGGCTGGATCTTCTATGGAATCTTATGCTTATGATGGAGAAAATTTAAGTAAAAAGGGAGATATAGTAGTAGTATCTATAAATCATAGACTTAATGCAATGGGATATTTAGATTTATCTGAATATGGAGAAAAATATAAAAATTCTGCAAATCATGGAATTATGGATATAGTAGTAGCATTAGAATGGATAAGAGATAACATTTCAAAATTTGGGGGAGACCCTAATAATGTTACACTATTTGGTGAATCAGGTGGAGGAGCAAAAATTTTGACATTAATGGGAACACCTGCTGCAAAAGGATTATTCCATAAGGCTATTGTAGAAAGTGGAGCAGTTGAAATGATGGGTATGACATTACCTAAAAAGGAAACAACTAAAAGAGTAGCAGAATTGACATTACAAAATTTAGGTTTAACAAAAAATAATGTTGATAAAATAAAAGAATTACCATTTTCTCAAATAGAAGAAGCAGGAAATAAAGCATTAAAACAAACAGCAGAAGAACAAAAAATACCTAATTTACAAGGTAATGGATATGGTTTAAATTGGGCACCAACAGTAGATGGAAATTATATACCAGCTGACCCAGTGGGAGATAAATTTTCAGATTTAGCTAAGGATATTCCTTTAATAATAGGTACAAATTTAACTGAATGGGAAACAATCTATGCAGGATTATTAGCACCAGATAATTTAGCAAATGCACAAAAAGATAATAGAAATACATGGAGTGAGAAAGAAAAAATTGCTAAAATAAAAGAAAAATATGGAGACAAAGCTGATAAAGTATTAGCAGAATTTAAAAAGGCTTATCCAGATAGAAATATAGCAGATGTTTTATATGTAGAAACATTTTTAAGACCTAGGGCATTAAAAACAGCAAGAGTAAAAGCTGAACAAAAAGGAGCTCCTGTATATATGTATGTGTTTACTTGGGATACACCATTACTAAATGGAATACCAATGTCATATCATACATCAGAAATACCATTTGTTATGAATAATGCAAAAGATTATGATGTAGCAACTGGTGGTGGAGAAGATGCAATAAAAATGGCAGATAAAATGAGCCAAGCATGGATTAACTTTGCTAGAACAGGTAATCCAAATGTAAAAGGACAACCTAATTGGCAACCATATACTAGGGAAAATGGAAATACAATGATTTTTGATAATAATTCAAAGACTGTAAAGAATCATGATTTAGAATTAATGAAAACATTAATGCCAAATTATGGATTTTAA
- a CDS encoding carboxylesterase/lipase family protein codes for MKKLLLVGLLLLQIGTGNLSFAANNENKNLTKNTVNVVNTNSNTIATTESGKIQGFVQDGIYTYLGVPYATAERFMPPKKLAKWDGVKQTTKFGTFFSQGGGMVPRSGWFVGPKLEMSEDSYNLNIWTPAIKDGKKRPVMVWLHGGGFRSGSSAENYIYDGKNLSKMGDVVVVSVNHRLNLLGFLDLSAYGEKYKNSANVGIMDLVASLEWVRDNIEEFGGDPNNVTIFGESGGGAKVLTLMATPAAKGLFHKAVSESGAVEEMGMTLLPERTTRRVAELTLENLGLTASNVDEIQKLPYEKVMEATEKALQKTAEEQGYKNVLTGQPGLDWAPKLDSYIPVEPVGEKYPEQAKNIPLLIGTNLTEWETMPFLTSNNSKIVNKDTLSNAEINKKMKEKYGDRAEAIAKEFKKAYPERKAVDALYVDSLLRKQTLKTTRLKSDQNGAPVYSYIFAWDNPMANGMALSFHTAEIPFVFYNIDKIGSNLDGREKAAYELARKVSQAWINFAKTGNPNVEGLPNWTPYNRKDGTVMIFNDKSEIKHKHDEELMRLLAPSYNF; via the coding sequence ATGAAAAAATTATTATTAGTAGGCTTACTTTTATTACAAATTGGAACTGGAAATTTATCATTTGCAGCAAATAATGAAAACAAAAATTTAACTAAAAATACAGTAAATGTTGTAAATACAAACTCAAATACAATAGCAACGACAGAAAGTGGAAAGATACAAGGTTTTGTTCAAGATGGTATATATACTTATCTAGGTGTTCCTTATGCAACAGCAGAAAGATTTATGCCTCCTAAAAAATTAGCAAAGTGGGATGGAGTTAAGCAAACTACAAAATTTGGTACATTTTTTTCACAAGGTGGAGGTATGGTACCAAGAAGTGGTTGGTTTGTAGGACCTAAATTAGAAATGAGTGAAGATTCTTATAACTTAAATATATGGACACCAGCTATAAAAGATGGAAAGAAAAGACCTGTAATGGTATGGCTACATGGAGGTGGTTTCAGAAGTGGTTCATCTGCTGAAAACTATATATATGATGGAAAGAATTTAAGTAAAATGGGAGATGTAGTAGTAGTTTCTGTAAATCATAGATTAAACTTATTAGGTTTCTTAGATTTATCAGCCTATGGTGAAAAATATAAAAATTCTGCAAATGTAGGAATTATGGATTTAGTTGCCTCACTTGAATGGGTGAGAGATAATATAGAAGAATTTGGAGGAGACCCTAACAATGTAACTATATTTGGAGAATCAGGTGGAGGAGCAAAAGTATTAACTTTAATGGCAACACCAGCAGCAAAAGGTTTATTCCATAAAGCTGTATCTGAAAGTGGAGCAGTGGAAGAAATGGGTATGACACTTTTACCTGAAAGAACTACAAGAAGGGTAGCAGAATTAACTCTTGAAAATTTAGGATTAACTGCTTCTAATGTAGATGAAATTCAAAAATTACCTTATGAAAAAGTTATGGAAGCCACAGAAAAGGCATTACAAAAGACAGCAGAAGAACAAGGTTATAAAAATGTTTTAACTGGACAACCAGGACTTGATTGGGCACCTAAATTGGATAGTTATATACCAGTTGAACCAGTAGGAGAAAAATATCCTGAACAAGCTAAAAATATTCCATTATTGATAGGAACTAACTTAACAGAATGGGAAACTATGCCATTTCTAACTTCTAATAATAGTAAGATTGTAAATAAAGATACATTAAGTAATGCTGAAATAAATAAAAAAATGAAAGAAAAATATGGAGATAGAGCTGAGGCAATAGCAAAAGAATTTAAAAAGGCTTATCCAGAAAGAAAAGCAGTAGATGCACTTTATGTTGATTCATTATTAAGAAAACAAACTTTAAAAACAACAAGATTAAAATCTGATCAAAATGGAGCACCTGTATATAGTTATATCTTTGCTTGGGATAACCCTATGGCTAATGGAATGGCACTATCTTTCCATACAGCAGAAATACCATTTGTATTCTATAATATAGATAAAATTGGAAGTAATTTAGATGGAAGAGAAAAAGCTGCTTATGAACTAGCAAGAAAAGTTAGTCAAGCATGGATAAATTTTGCAAAAACAGGAAATCCTAATGTAGAAGGATTACCAAATTGGACTCCATATAATCGTAAAGATGGAACAGTAATGATTTTTAATGATAAATCAGAAATTAAACATAAACATGATGAGGAGTTAATGAGATTATTAGCACCAAGCTATAATTTCTAA
- a CDS encoding aldo/keto reductase encodes MEYIKLGNSGLDVSRICLGCMGFGDPDNWIQKWVIKEEESRKIIKQALDMGINFFDTANTYSNGVSEEILGRAIKDFANRDEVVIATKVFFNSTKALIDGEKEPNSMGLSRKSIMSSVEKSLKRLQTDYIDLYIIHRWDYNTPIEETMEALNDLVKSGKVRYIGASAMYAWQFQKAQYVAEKNGWTKFISMQNHYNLIYREDEREMIPLCKDLKIGLTPYSPLAGGRLTRELGEETKRAITDEIAKKKYGEYEEADKEIILRVKELSEKYGVEKSNIALAWLFSKGAVPIIGATKNSHLEAAKNALEVKLTEEDIKYLEEKYIPHKIVGAL; translated from the coding sequence ATGGAATATATAAAATTAGGAAATTCAGGACTTGATGTATCAAGAATTTGTTTAGGTTGTATGGGATTTGGTGATCCTGATAATTGGATACAAAAATGGGTGATTAAAGAAGAAGAAAGCAGAAAAATTATAAAACAAGCACTTGATATGGGAATAAATTTTTTTGATACAGCAAATACCTATTCAAATGGAGTTAGTGAAGAAATACTAGGTAGAGCTATAAAAGATTTTGCAAATCGTGATGAAGTGGTAATAGCAACAAAAGTATTTTTTAATTCTACAAAAGCACTCATAGATGGTGAAAAAGAACCAAATTCAATGGGGCTTTCAAGAAAATCTATAATGAGTTCTGTTGAAAAAAGTCTTAAAAGATTACAAACAGACTACATAGATTTATATATAATACATCGTTGGGATTATAATACTCCAATAGAAGAAACTATGGAAGCATTAAATGATTTAGTAAAATCAGGAAAAGTAAGATACATAGGAGCTTCTGCAATGTATGCTTGGCAATTTCAAAAAGCACAATATGTAGCTGAAAAAAATGGTTGGACAAAATTTATCTCTATGCAAAATCATTATAATTTAATTTATAGAGAAGATGAAAGAGAAATGATACCTCTATGTAAAGATTTAAAAATAGGATTAACACCTTATAGTCCTTTGGCAGGTGGAAGATTGACAAGAGAATTAGGTGAAGAAACAAAAAGAGCTATAACCGATGAAATAGCTAAAAAGAAATATGGTGAATATGAAGAAGCAGATAAAGAAATAATTTTGAGAGTAAAAGAATTATCTGAAAAATATGGTGTAGAAAAATCAAATATTGCATTAGCTTGGCTATTTTCAAAAGGGGCAGTACCAATAATTGGCGCTACTAAAAATTCACATTTAGAAGCAGCTAAAAATGCATTAGAAGTTAAATTGACAGAAGAAGATATTAAATATTTAGAAGAAAAATATATCCCTCATAAAATAGTTGGAGCATTATAA